The proteins below come from a single Zea mays cultivar B73 chromosome 8, Zm-B73-REFERENCE-NAM-5.0, whole genome shotgun sequence genomic window:
- the LOC103634929 gene encoding monothiol glutaredoxin-S2 — MQAVGIRRRGLTIDPAGEEEAPAARVGRLVRESPVVIFARRGCCMAHVMRRLLAAVGAHATVIELGSAEEEEEELAAAEGGGVPALFVGGDPVGGLEGLMRLHLSGRLVPRLRELGALCA, encoded by the coding sequence ATGCAGGCGGTGGGCATCCGGCGGCGCGGGCTGACCATCGACCCGGCGGGGGAGGAGGAGGCCCCCGCGGCGCGCGTGGGGCGGCTGGTCCGGGAGAGCCCCGTGGTGATCTTCGCGCGGCGCGGCTGCTGCATGGCGCACGTGATGCGGCGGCTGCTGGCGGCCGTGGGCGCGCACGCCACCGTCATCGAGCTAGGCAGcgccgaggaggaggaggaagagctggcggcggccgagggcggcggcgtCCCGGCGCTCTTCGTAGGCGGCGACCCCGTCGGCGGCCTCGAGGGCCTCATGCGGCTCCACCTCAGCGGCCGCCTCGTGCCCCGGCTCCGGGAGCTCGGCGCCCTCTGCGCCTGA
- the LOC112806052 gene encoding uncharacterized protein isoform X1 produces the protein MVARHADGDACDHRSSIVHLHPLRWPIFSPGESWRGLEVGRKRKKMLLRLRLDWVGLGARTAAACIRCSGPDSMVHHCAVRRPSPRGFSKLLRSVLALLHQ, from the exons ATGGTTGCGCGACACGCTGACGGCGACGCCTGCGACCATCGATCATCCATTGTTCATCTCCATCCCCTTCGGTGGCCAATTTTCTCTCCG GGAGAAAGCTGGCGCGGGTTGGAGGTGGGAAGAAAGAGAAAGAAGATGTTGTTGCGCCTTCGATTGGATTGGGTTGGCCTTGGAGCGCGTACTGCCGCCGCATGTATTCGCTGTTCCGGCCCTGATTCTATGGTGCACCACTGTGCTGTGCGCCGCCCCAGCCCTCGAGGATTTAGCAAACTGCTCAGATCTGTTCTCGCTTTGCTTCATCAGTGA